CCGCCGGCTTTGACCACGTAACCCCGTCGGTTGAAGTCGCATAAGCGGTCACATCGAGGCCTTCCGCCGCCCGCGACGGCGTGGGCAGCCCACGATAATAGGCGCGAAATCCCTCGCCGGGCACGGTCACGATACTCACGTAGCCGGCAAAGGCTCCTTCATGCGGTCGATCAAAGTTAAAGGCCCTTCCGGCCAAACGCGGCGTCTGTGCCCGCCACTCCACGTGCTCAGCTTTAGCAGTCAGAAAGTCGTCAACAAAGAGTTCCCGCCGCGTGCCCAAATCAATCACCTCTGCCGACGCGAACGTCCCCGCCAACGCACTTATGATCAGCCCGGCCTTCCGTCGCCATGAGCACCGCCGCTGTATCCACTTTAGCACCACATTGCCTCCGCTCATGCCTCCGCCGAGGGGTCGAAGCCTTCGGGCCAGGGTTCGGGATTCGGACGCTGGTCCCACAGATCGGCGCCGCCAAAGATCTGGGCCGGGTCATTGCCGGCGCCAAATTCAGCCGGCAAGGGACGCACCTGCGCCGGACAACCGAGGGCCAGGGAGTTGGGCGGCACATCCTTCATCACCACCGCACCGGCGGCGATGAAGGCATTGTCCCCGATGGTGACGCCGGGACCAATCGTCACGCCCCCGCCGATCACGACATGGTTACCGATCATCGGCCCCTGCACGCCGGCTTTGCGCATGGGCAGCTTGGCATTGAGCAGGTTGGTCCCCGGGCCGATGAACACCATGTTGCCGATGGTCGTCGTGCTGGGGATATAGACATGCGCCATGATCTTCACTCCGGTGCCAATGGTGACGCGCCCTTCCAAGGTGGAGCCATGCAGGATCACCACCCGATCGCCAATGGTGCATTCCGCGCGGATCGTGGCGTTGTGACCGCAGCTAAAATGGTCCCCGATCACCGTGTCGGCATAGACCACCGCGCCACTGTGAAAGCGCGCCCGTCGCCCGATGCGAGCGGGTTCACGACAGCCGGGGTAACGATAACCGAGCTGCACTTGGGGAGCGACCTCACTGTCGGCTCCCAGTTCGTAAAAAGCTTCGGAAGACATGACGGGACGCTCAGCCAAAACCGTTACCGATGCAAACTGCGCAGCGCGGCCACCGCATCGTCCGCCGCAGCATCTGCGCCCGGTTCCGCGTAAGGTGGTCGTCCGTGCAGATAGCGATAAAACCCGGCCTGATATTCCAGGTCACCCACCGCCGTGGCATCGGGAATGTAGCCTTGCGCGCCTTCCACGTAAGCCGCGGTCAACACGAGTGCCTGCGGTGCTTCCTGACGGATCTTAAAACCCGTGCGCACGAATGCCTCAAAGGGCAGACCCACGATCCCCACCCCGCCCAGCTGTGCGGCGACGATGCCCATCTCCACTTCGCGTGGCAGCTCATCGGCCGTGCCGGCTTGGCGTTGTTCCAACGCCCATGCATACCAACGCCGCACCGGAGCGACCAGCTTTGAACGATAGATCGGGCTCAGCGCACGAGGAAAGTTGAGTCCGACGCAGGACAGAGTGTCCTCGTCGCCGGCTTCCGCCCGCACAACAAAAGCATCAATCTCAGCGAGAGATGCCTGCAGGCTTTCGATCGTCGGCAGCGGAGCCAACGGCACGGTGGCAGTCGCCCGCTTCCAGACAAAATCACTGTCTGTCGCCGGGCGGGCGGCATCGGCCGCCTTGATGAAGGTTTCGCTCAAATACGCCGCCATTTGATGCGCCTGCTCCATCGTGCCGGTGAGCATAAACTTCGAATTAATGTCGCCCGCGCAGCCTTGCAGAAACGCCACCGGAGCGCCGCCGAGATGCTCCGAAAGCGCAGTGGTCGCGAGCTGCGGCCACTGGCCAAAGGCCATCGGATCCTCGGGGTTGTAGGCCGTCACCGGGTGACCGGTGAACAGTGCCAGTGCCGCCACCGCCGCACCATCTTTGCCGCGCAGGAGCACGACCGGAGCCAGCGGGTCGATCTGCCCCACAAAATCCTCCCCCAACAACGCCCGGTCTTCCTCGCGCATGAAATAGGTGCTGCCGTCTTCACGCTGACCGCGGCGATTGTAGGTCATGCGGTGTTCTTCCGCTACGCCCCAGGCGACCGTCACCGGCACGAGCTTCGCCCGCAGGCCACTCGCACTGCGGCGCAATCCATCGATCATCGCCTGACCAATGTCATTGGCCTCGCCCGTCGGATCCCCATCAGGTCCCGGCGCAATGTGCATCGCCGGCACCGAATGATCGTGGGACGACGCGAGCACGATCTCAGCCGGCGTCAAATCAAGCGCATCACTCAGAATAGCCTTGGCGGCGTTCTGCAGCGGCCGACGCGAATCAAACGGAAACGGCGTTGCAAACAACGCCATGCGCTGGTCGCCCTGCTCAATCAGGATGATCGTGCTTTTGAGATCACTCTCCACTCGGTTGATCTTCATCCCCGTCGCGGTGAAGTCGGCGGGCACGCCGACCTCGGGTTCCAGAGCAAACGTTACGGCAGCAGCCTGCAGCGACGGAGACTTGGCTTGGGCAAGTGAAGTCATGGCAGTAAAAGCGAAGAGAACGGTCAGGCTACCGACGAGGCGGCGCCACGTTGAGCGGGAAGGGACACACATCGGAGTCAGCGGTGAAAGCGATAGGCGTAGAGATCGGCATCCTGCAGGGTAAACCGCAGGCGGACTGGCTGCCCGGCGAATTCTGCAACGTCATCGCGACCGACCCAGGTGACGCTGCGATCGATATCGTCGCCAATGAGTTCCTCGCTCGTGGCCAGCGTTTCACCATAAATATCCACCAACTCCACCGTCACCCCACCGGCGGCGGAGGTGGCAAAATTGAGGTCCAGGTTTCCCCCTGCAAAGGTGATCGGTTTGGTGAGCAGGGTGCCGCCTTCGTAGCCACCGTGCGCAGCGCTGAAACCATCCGTTCGCACCACGTGACGACGCAGGAAACAACTCGGCATCATGTAGTGAGTCACAGCGTAGAATGACATTTCGCCATCTCCGGTCGGCACCACACCGAGCGTCGGCGAGTTGTTGCGCGCATGCCACGCGTAGGGATCACGTCCCGGACGCAGGAAGGACTCCATGAAGGTGCGATCATAACCCAATCCGCCGCGCGAGGTCATGAAGACCGCATCGGACACCCCGTGAGCCTGCGACGGGTCGACGCCCCACTCGATCTGTTGTTCCGGCGAATAAGCCTGACGGTCCGGCCAAAAGCGGAAGGGCAAGGCGACCAGCAGATGCGGCGCCCGGAAATAGGGATGCGTGCCATTGGTGTAGAGGTGTTCCAAAGGCGCGTCGCCGAAATGCATGCGCTCGGGTTCCGACCAATTGGTGAAGTCCTTGGACACCGAACGGCTCACCGTGCGAATGCCCGCATAAGTCGGCTTGCCGGGCACCCCACCCTCGCTCCAAGTGCGCAGGTAGATCGCGTATTGCTCCTCGGCCGGCACCCAGATGAGCACGTTTTGTGAATCCAGCGCGTAGCCCGGCAGGATGGGTTGCGGCGCCGCAAGCTTCCAGTGGATGCCATCGGCCGAAACGTAACGGTAGAGTCCGCCGCTCACGCTGGCCTGGGCCGGGTCGGGCACCAAGTCACTGTTGTCGTGAAACACGCCACCCACGCCCTTGTAACGCTCCGCCGCGGGCACTCCGGGACGGTCATCGAGGAAGGGCGAGAAGTTGTGGGAAACCCGTTTGGCGAGATCGGGCGCCAGGATGACATTGGTCTTACGCCCCTTGTATTCGAAGATATCGAGTTCCGGCTTCACCCAGTTCACCCCATCAGTGCTTTCCGCATAACACGTGACCTCGAGCGGGGTGCCATTCTCGCGCTCCGGCAACATGCCCCGGTAATAAAGCCGGTAGAGGTCCCCGTCTTTAATGACCGTGGTGTAGTTGACCGCGTGTTCCCACGGTTCATCAAACTGCATCACCGCTTCGGCTTCGCGGGTGCGAGCCAACTGCAGACGCACGCCGTTCATCGAATCAATGAGCGTGCGATCCGCGAAGAGTTCACGGCGTTCGCCGATCGGCGTGGCGTCGGCAGCAAGGGAGAGGTGGGCTTGGGCAAGCAGGAGAGACAAAGCAGAGAGGATGAGCTGGCGGGAACGAGGGAGGAAGGAACGCATGAGGATCGAGGGGGGTCTTAGGGTTGAAATTGAAACGCGTAGAGGTCGGCGTCTTGCAGCGTGAAACGCAGTCGCACTGGCTGGCCGGATTGGGCGGCGACCACGGTCCCGTTGCTCCACGTGACGATCCGTTCCAGGTCGTCACCAATGAGCTCATCGCTGCGGGCCAACACTATGCCGTCGGCGTCCAGAAGTTCCACCTGCACGAACCCGGCCGCAGAGGTGGCAAAATTGAGATTCAACCGGTCTCCGGTGTAGCGAAACGGTTTCGTCAGCAAACTGCCCGGAGCGTAGTCTGCGCGCACGGCGGCGAAACCATCCGGACGCAGGGTGTAGCGCCGCAGCTGCGCGCTGGGCATCGTGTAGTGCGTGGTGGTGTAGAACGAAATCGTGTCGCCACCATCGGTCGGAACCACCCCCACCGCCGGCGCATTGTTGCGCGCATGCCAGTTGAACAGATCGCGACCGGGGCGAATGAAGGACTGCATAAACGTCCGATCGTAACGGGTGCCGCCACGCGAGGTCATGAGCACGGCGTCTGATACGCCCTTGAGCTGACCGGGATGCACCCCGGCTTCGACGAACACCTCCTCCGCGTAAGCCCGTCGCTCCGGCCAGAAACGAAACGGCAGAGCAATCAGCAGATGAGGAGCGCGAAAATAGGGCGTGGTCGCGTTGGTGTAGATGTGCTCGGGCGGCGCGTCTCCGTAACTCATGGGCTCCGGCTTCGACCAGTGGATAAAATCCCGCGACGTCGCCCGGCTCACCGTCCGGTAACCGGCGAAACCGGGATTGTCGGGCGTGCCTCCTTCCGTCCACGTGCGCAGATAAACCGCGTAAACCTCTTCCTCCGGCAACCACGTGAGCACATTGAGCGAGTCGAGCGCATAACCATCAAAGAGCGCCGGCCCTGGCAATACTTCCCAGTGTATTCCATCGGCGGATACGAGACGCTGCAGGCCACCGGTCGCGACCACTTCGTCGCCGCTGCCGTGCTCAAAACGACCGGTCTCCACGCTGAGCACCGGCCGGTTGCCCCCGCGTCCGCCCACCGCTTTGTAACGCTGCGAGGCGGGCACCCCGGGGCGGTCATCCAGCATCGGCGAAAAGTTGTGAGAAATCCGACGGGCGTCGGGCGGCAGGATGATATTGGTCTTCCTCCCCGCGTAGTCGTGGATGTTCAGCTCCGGTTTCCTCCAGTGAATGCCATCCGTGCTCTCGGCGTAGCAGGTGACCTCGATGTCGGCCGGGTCTGTCAGGCCCGCCGCCGGCACACCGCCGCGGTAATACAGCCGGTAGACGCCGCCATCCTTGATTACCGTGGTGTAAACCACCGCCTGATCCCACGGATCCTCGAAGATGAGCACCGGGCCCTCGTCGCGCGGACGGGCCAATTCCATGCGCACCCCATCCATCGATTCGACCAAGGCCCGGTCTACAAATAGTTCCCGTCGCGAGCCGATATCCGGCCAAGTCTCAGCCACCGCCGGAGCGGTCACCGTAGCGACGATCAGGAGCGAGAAACAAAGCGAGCGAAGGGAGTTCATGAATCAGAAGCGACCGGGGTGAAGCGGAACGAGTAGACGTCTGCATCCATCACCTCGATACGCAGACGTATGGGCGTGGCCGTGTAGGCGTTGAGCGAGGTGCGTCCGCGCCAGCTCACCACGCCGTCGATGCGATCGCCAATCAACGGATCACAGTCTTCCAGCGCGAACCCCGGCAACGCTTCGCCGGCGGCGTTTTGTAACTCGACTCGCACCTGCCCTGCCCCGCTGGTCGAGAAGTTGAGCTGCAGCACGTCACCGTCGAAGGTGAACAGTTCGGTCAATACTTCGCCGCCTTCATAAGCCCCGTTTACGGAGGCAAAACCGTCGGTGCGCAGCGACATGCGACGAATGTGATTGGTCGGCTGCAAGTGATGGCGGGTCAGATAAAAGGAAAGTTCACTCGGTCCGGTTTCCAACAAACCGCCACTGAGCGGTGCGTAGCTGTTGCGTGAACTCCAGTTGCCCAGTTCCGTGCCGGGACGCAGAAACGCCTCCATGAAAGGACGGTCCAAGTGCGTGGAACCGGGTTTGCTGAAGAGCAAAACAAGGTCGTTCGCATCGCTCGCAAAGGTGTAGGACCGAACCCGAGTATTACCCGGAAACTTGCGGATCTGCAGCGCTTGCTCCTCCTCCAGGGTGAGCGCGCGGCGGCCCGGATTGAAGCGATTGGCCAGTGTGATGTAGAGCGACGGATTGCGCGGATACGGCACCGTGCAGGGCTCGTAGATGTGCTCACGCGGAGTATCCCCGTATTCCATCGCCTCCGGTTCCGTCCAACTGTGGAGATCCGACGACACGGAGCGGAACACCGACCTCACCCCTTTGCGGTCAATCATCCAATCGTGCAGGGAGCGTTCGTGGGTGGGCGCATCGATATCCCACCAGCGAAAGTAGCCGACAAATTGCTGTTCCACTTCGGACCAAAATACGCTGCCGCCATCAAAAGCGTTGGGCCAATCACTGACGAGGTCGGCCGCGTAACCGAGCTCATGCCACACCGCCCCATCGGCCGATCCGAGCATGAACGCACGCAGACCCTTGCCTGCGCCCCCCGCCCGTCGTTCGCCGTCGCGCATGTCGATGGCTTTGATGCGTTCGTCGGCCGGCACATCCGGTCGCGGATCGAGAAACGTAAACATCCAGGTAGTGGAAGCACCGTCGGCGAAGCCTGTGATGTTGTTGGCCGTGCTACCGTCGAACTCCACCAGTCCGAGGTTTGGTTTCTCCCACACCAATCCATCTTCACTCGTCGCCAGACAAAGATAGACGCTGGAGGCGGACTCGTCGCCCGTGCCTTCATTGATCCCGCGATAAAGCATGTGGTATTTGCCCTCGTGCTCAAAAATCGAGCTGATGAAGAGCGCGCTGCCCTCCCACGGCTCGTCCGCGCGCAAAACGATTTCGCGCTCGACCGGTTGGCCCTGTTGCAACCGCGCCGCGCCCGAAATCTCACCGATGATGGTGCGGTCTGCAAACAGCTGCAACTGATCGCCGAGTTCGATCGGCGCGATCGGGGTTTCGGCGGCGCTGCCGGACGCACTCCCGCCCAGGGTCAGCGCAAATGAAATGAGTAACGAAGAGAGCCGGGTCATGGGCATAAGGGATGAAACGAGGGGACAGGCGAAACGTTCGCGGCCGAACCGAAGATTGCTTGCATCGATCTCCTGCAAGGGTGGGCCGGCAAATCGGCGCCGCGGCTTGCAGCCCGCAAAATAGAAAGGGGAATTCTAACGGGAAAGGGGGCGATGGTGAACTGCCATCGCCCCAGCTTAACTACTACGACTACCATACCAACGGAGGGGACGGGCGCTTACTTCCCGCCCCCACCGAAAAAACACGTCCGGCTTACCAGGAGTAACCGACGGAAAGCCGCACGGTGCGCGGCTGCGAGGTCTGCACCAGACCGCTCAGCGCCACCGCCACGAGGTAATACTCGTCGGTCAGGTTCTCGGCATTGAGCTGGGCGGACCAGCTTTCACCCCAATCGTAGCGGGCGAAGGCTGAGTAAGTGGTCGGGAAATCGAGCCAATAGCCGCCATTGTATTTCTCCGTCTGATCGTAGGCGCCACCACCGAACATCAGGCCCTTGAGCGGGCCATCCGTGAAGGAGATCTTACCCATCAGACTGTAAACGTCCTCGGGCGCGTCTACCGTCGCACGGCCCGTGCCTGCCTGTTCGGTCTCGGCGTGATAGTAGGTGGCGATGAGGTCAGCGTGAGCGCTTTCGCTGAAGTTGAAACGCAGGCCAATGTCCGCTTCCCAACCCTCGGATGAGTCCTGCTCCGACTGGATGTAAATCTGCTCACCACGAGAGTTGAAGCCCACGCCCTGCGTGCGGACGTTAGTCAGCTCCATGTCGAACAGAGCCGCCGTCATATTGATGCTGACGGTATCAGAGAGATCACGGCTCCACTTAACTCCAAACTCCGTGAGGTTGCCCTCCTGATCGCGGTAAGGCTGCGGCACTTCTTCAGTGGTGAAGCCCGACTGCGGAATGAGATTCTGCGCTTCGGTGAAGTAGAGGGAAAGGCCGTCCACCGGCTTGTAGACTACACCATACTTGTAGGTGCGCACCCAGGGGTTGTCATTGATCGAGGTTGAATCTGTAGCGAGATTTTCACTACGACTGTAGGTGTCGAACCAACGGAAACCACCGACGAGAATCAGCTTATCGTCGAAGAAGTAGGCATTGTCCTGAATGTAGAGCGAAGCGTTGGTGCTTTGGCCCCGGCTGCGATTCGTCCGCGGCGTGTTTGGATCAAGGCTGTCGTCATTGGAGAAGTCCGGGTTACGGACGTCGATCGGGTCCGCCACGACCACTACACTGGAACCATGGCTGCGGCCGTGGGACACGTCACCGCCCATGCTGATGTCATGACGCATGAAGTCGGTCTCCCAATTGTAGAGGAAGTCCAACTGCCCCAAATGGCTCGAGCTGTAGCTCTCATACGGGATATATTGACGCTGCAGCGTGACGTTATCCGCGCCAATCGCCGAGCCACGCAGGATGAGGCGCTCATCTTCATGGTCGTTGTAACTGTAGCGAATCCGCACGTTGGCGTTGTCCGTGAGGCGAGTCATGAGATCGACCGTGCCGAACCACTCCTCGTCATCCCACTTGGCATCCTCACCCCGACCCACCGAAAAGTCGCGGGTCGAATACGGGTTGATTATCGGATTCTGCGCCGTGGAACTGGCATCGAGGAAGTCGGCCCAATAAAAGTAACCATTGTCGACGCTGTTATAGAGGCGAAAATTGATCGTCGTGCGCTGATCCTCACCAAAGTGGAACATGAGACCGGTGCCGAAGAAGCGGTCGTCATCTGCCCAGATATCCTTGGTGGTGTCGCCGCTGGTCGCGCCGAGTGTCACCCGGTAAAGTGCAGTGAAGTCGTCGGACTTCACGATCGGACCGGAGCTGTTCACTTCGAGACGCATGTAGCTATCCTCCCCCAACGACGCCTTGATCTCGCCCTCCGGATTCAAAGTCGGTTCGCGGGAAACGAAGTTAATCACACCACCGATGTAACCGTTTTGACCGAGCAACATACCGGCCGGGCCCTTGATGACTTCGATTCGCTCGACGTCATACATCGGGTTACGCTTGTAGAGCGCCTTCAAGACACCGTCGCGCATGGCCTGGGAGGCACGGAAACCGCGAATGTTGGTATCGTCGTTGATCGTTTGGTTTTGCGTCACGCCGGACACACCAAATTTGAGCGCCGAGCTGGCTTCAAAAGCACCGAGGTCGGTCAAGAGTTCGTGGTTTAGTACCGTGAGGGCCGCCGGGATGTCGGCAATTTCCGTCACTGAACGACTGCCCACCAAACTGGCTTGGGTCGCATAACCCTCAGCCTCTTCGTCATGCACCACGAACGGCGACATCACGATGGCTTCTTCGGAATGGGGCTCTGCCTCAGCGGCTTGCTGGGCAATGGTCGGCGAAAGCGCCGCCGCAAAAAACGGCGCCGCAAAAGCCAGACGCCGGAAGTGATAGGGTGAAGAGTTCTTGTTCATCAATTGAGCTTGGGAGGTTCGTGGGGTAGTGAGCTTGAACAATGCCAAGTATCCTCGTGTATGTTCCGTGTATACACTTTACAAGCCTAAGTGCACAAAATCGCCCACAACGGGCAAATCTAGTCATCCGGCCAGCGCAAAACTGCACTCAGGTCGTGTAGAGCAATTCCTCTTCAGATAGCTCCGGGCCGCGCGTGCGCGCCGAGGCTCGCGCCATTAGGCGCACATGGTGATCTACCATTTCCCGCAGGTGCTCCTCCATCTCGGCTTCCGCCTCCTGCACCGCCCGACGCTTGATCGCGTCAAAAATCTTTTCATGACTGGCCAAAACCGCCCGTCGACGCTCCCCCTGCTCATCCTCCGGCAACGGCTCCTGCCCCGATGGCTTGTCCGAGACAACTCGGTTAATTAAGTGCAAGCGAAGGATTTCCCGCTTCATGAGCTCATTTTGGGCCGCAGTCATGATCGCCACATGGAAGCGCACGTCCTCTCGCACCAAGGCCGCAAAAACCTGGTCACTGTGCCCTTCTGTGACGATCTGCTCCGTAAGTTGACGCATGCGCTCCAAGGGCAGCAGGATTTCCTGCAGATCAAAACTCGAGTGATGGCGTGCCGCCAGTCCCGCCGCATAACTCTCCAAGGCTAAACGCATCCCACAGAGTTCCTGGAACTCCTTGAGTTCCATCTTCTTAACACTAGCACCCAACCGCGCTTCGATCGTCACCAGCCCATCCGCCTCAAGCTGCCGGAGTGCGTCCCGCACCGGAGTGCGACTCACCCCGATCTCATCCGACAAAGCCTTGGTCATCAAGGGATGAGCCGGCGGAAACTCTCCGCTCAGGATCCGCTTCCGGATGTAATCATAGGCAATATCGGAATTGACACTCTTGGTTTGCACGATGGATACCTGTGTATACTTTTTTAATCTATGGCAAACTCGTTTATCCCAGCGGATGAACGACTCGCCTCGTTTCTGAAAATTCGACCACCCCCTCATGGCATCCCATTCGGCTCTGATCATCGGCTGCGGCAGCATCGGCGAGCGCCACCTGCGCTGTTTCCAGCAAACGGGGCGGGCCACAGTCATCGCCTGCGAAGCCAACCCGTCGCTGCTTGAACGTATCACCGCCGACTATGCGGTGCCTGGCATCAGCGACTGGCAACGCCTCGCCCCCGACGAACGCATCGACTGCGCGATCATCTGCACGCCTGCGCCATCCCACGTGGAGATAGCACGCGCCCTGCTGGCTCGGGGTATTCACGTCCTTATCGAAAAGCCCCTTTCCCACTCCCTGCAAGACGTCGATTCCCTAATTGCCGCTCGTGATCGATCCGGGTGCCAAGCCGGAGTCGCCTATGTATACCGAGTGTTCCCTCTGCTGGAGGCTGCCGCGTCCTTTCTGCAGGCCGGCTCACTCGGACCGATCGTTCAGGCTCATGTCACCACCGGCCAACCCTTCCATCTGCTGCGCCCGGCCTATGCCTCCACCTACTACCGGGACCATGCCTCCGGCGGCGGTGCGATCCAGGATGGCCTCACCCATGTGGCCAACTGGATCGAAAGCGTCCTCGGCCCCACCCGCAGTTTGATCTGCGACAGTGCCCATCAGGTGCTGGCCGACGTGGAGGTCGAGGATACCGTGCATGTGGCCGCCCGCCACGATGGCGCCTTGGTGAATTACGTCTTCAACCAGTTCCAGCTGCCCAACGAGATGACCTTCCAGTTCAACGCCGCCCGCGGCAGTGTGAAGGTCGAACTCCACGCCAATCGTTGGGGCGTCTGCACCGATCCCGCCGCCGGCTGGACCTGGCACGAGCTGCCCCAACCCGAACGCGATACCCACTTCACCGCACAGGCGAACGCTTTCCTCGACGCCATCGAAGGCACCGCTCCGGTGCGCTGCACGCTCGAGGACGCCGCCCACACGCTCCGCTTCAATCTCGCTGCCCTTCAGGCTTCCCAACGCGACCAACGCGTTCACCTCGCCGACCTTCATGCCTGACGACGCTGCCAATCCACCCCCCC
This portion of the Actomonas aquatica genome encodes:
- a CDS encoding acyltransferase, producing MSSEAFYELGADSEVAPQVQLGYRYPGCREPARIGRRARFHSGAVVYADTVIGDHFSCGHNATIRAECTIGDRVVILHGSTLEGRVTIGTGVKIMAHVYIPSTTTIGNMVFIGPGTNLLNAKLPMRKAGVQGPMIGNHVVIGGGVTIGPGVTIGDNAFIAAGAVVMKDVPPNSLALGCPAQVRPLPAEFGAGNDPAQIFGGADLWDQRPNPEPWPEGFDPSAEA
- a CDS encoding TonB-dependent siderophore receptor; protein product: MNKNSSPYHFRRLAFAAPFFAAALSPTIAQQAAEAEPHSEEAIVMSPFVVHDEEAEGYATQASLVGSRSVTEIADIPAALTVLNHELLTDLGAFEASSALKFGVSGVTQNQTINDDTNIRGFRASQAMRDGVLKALYKRNPMYDVERIEVIKGPAGMLLGQNGYIGGVINFVSREPTLNPEGEIKASLGEDSYMRLEVNSSGPIVKSDDFTALYRVTLGATSGDTTKDIWADDDRFFGTGLMFHFGEDQRTTINFRLYNSVDNGYFYWADFLDASSTAQNPIINPYSTRDFSVGRGEDAKWDDEEWFGTVDLMTRLTDNANVRIRYSYNDHEDERLILRGSAIGADNVTLQRQYIPYESYSSSHLGQLDFLYNWETDFMRHDISMGGDVSHGRSHGSSVVVVADPIDVRNPDFSNDDSLDPNTPRTNRSRGQSTNASLYIQDNAYFFDDKLILVGGFRWFDTYSRSENLATDSTSINDNPWVRTYKYGVVYKPVDGLSLYFTEAQNLIPQSGFTTEEVPQPYRDQEGNLTEFGVKWSRDLSDTVSINMTAALFDMELTNVRTQGVGFNSRGEQIYIQSEQDSSEGWEADIGLRFNFSESAHADLIATYYHAETEQAGTGRATVDAPEDVYSLMGKISFTDGPLKGLMFGGGAYDQTEKYNGGYWLDFPTTYSAFARYDWGESWSAQLNAENLTDEYYLVAVALSGLVQTSQPRTVRLSVGYSW
- a CDS encoding GntR family transcriptional regulator, yielding MQTKSVNSDIAYDYIRKRILSGEFPPAHPLMTKALSDEIGVSRTPVRDALRQLEADGLVTIEARLGASVKKMELKEFQELCGMRLALESYAAGLAARHHSSFDLQEILLPLERMRQLTEQIVTEGHSDQVFAALVREDVRFHVAIMTAAQNELMKREILRLHLINRVVSDKPSGQEPLPEDEQGERRRAVLASHEKIFDAIKRRAVQEAEAEMEEHLREMVDHHVRLMARASARTRGPELSEEELLYTT
- a CDS encoding Gfo/Idh/MocA family protein → MASHSALIIGCGSIGERHLRCFQQTGRATVIACEANPSLLERITADYAVPGISDWQRLAPDERIDCAIICTPAPSHVEIARALLARGIHVLIEKPLSHSLQDVDSLIAARDRSGCQAGVAYVYRVFPLLEAAASFLQAGSLGPIVQAHVTTGQPFHLLRPAYASTYYRDHASGGGAIQDGLTHVANWIESVLGPTRSLICDSAHQVLADVEVEDTVHVAARHDGALVNYVFNQFQLPNEMTFQFNAARGSVKVELHANRWGVCTDPAAGWTWHELPQPERDTHFTAQANAFLDAIEGTAPVRCTLEDAAHTLRFNLAALQASQRDQRVHLADLHA